From Aspergillus fumigatus Af293 chromosome 3, whole genome shotgun sequence, a single genomic window includes:
- a CDS encoding snoRNA-binding rRNA-processing protein UTP6, whose protein sequence is MNLDALRRKRVKRLGIRSGGHSGQRRIFFILDRATRKFHGDLGLWIQYIEYARQQKAYKKLTTIFTDALRLHPTSVDLWIYAAQYNLDDHADMTMARTYMQRGLRFCKSSRKLWLHYAKLELIYIAKLVARQRILGLDQKIETTNPAEGSGFDDPNADMIALPKITGEDINPSAGDEDGVDHVALEKLNSTPALSGAVPLAVFDTAMKNFNNDDRFGHEFYDMVSEFEDLPCLRKILGHVVEVMSQHKPNSYHTHICNIKYPTAGIRPTSAEFPRALRGSLAHLKEHRQDPNVAKEVVSWLQPFQKIEDLDPALQKVIAATIHNAERVLQQE, encoded by the coding sequence ATGAATCTTGATGCTCTGCGACGCAAAAGAGTGAAGCGACTAGGTATTCGGTCTGGAGGCCACTCGGGCCAAAGAcggatcttcttcattctcgATCGAGCTACTCGGAAGTTCCATGGCGATCTCGGCCTATGGATTCAGTATATTGAGTATGCCCGTCAGCAGAAGGCGTACAAGAAGCTTACGACAATATTTACGGATGCTTTACGACTTCACCCTACCAGCGTGGACCTATGGATCTATGCAGCACAATACAATCTGGATGATCATGCAGATATGACAATGGCGCGAACCTATATGCAGAGAGGTCTGAGATTTTGCAAGAGCTCAAGGAAACTGTGGCTGCACTATGCGAAACTCGAGTTGATCTACATCGCCAAGCTTGTCGCTCGACAGCGGATATTGGGCTTGGACCAGAAGATTGAAACGACTAACCCGGCTGAAGGGTCTGGATTCGATGACCCTAATGCCGATATGATCGCTTTACCTAAAATTACCGGGGAAGATATCAACCCTAGCgccggagatgaagacggaGTTGATCATGTTGCTCTGGAAAAATTGAACTCGACGCCTGCTTTGAGCGGCGCGGTCCCGCTGGCCGTCTTTGATACAGCGATGAAGAACTTCAACAACGATGACCGCTTCGGCCACGAATTCTACGACATGGTCTCCGAATTCGAAGACCTACCGTGCCTGCGCAAGATCTTGGGACATGTAGTTGAGGTGATGTCGCAGCACAAACCAAACAGCTACCATACGCATATCTGCAACATCAAATACCCAACTGCTGGGATCCGACCGACATCTGCCGAGTTTCCTCGGGCACTGCGTGGATCTCTTGCGCATTTGAAGGAGCACCGGCAAGATCCAAATGTCGCTAAGGAGGTGGTCAGCTGGCTGCAACCATTCCAGAAGATAGAGGACTTGGACCCTGCTTTGCAAAAGGTCATCGCTGCCACCATTCACAATGCCGAGCGGGTCCTTCAGCAGGAGTAG
- a CDS encoding peptidyl-tRNA hydrolase domain protein has protein sequence MRARLLQFFSKAPAGPTITRTFASRRAAANNARDTNHTTAEPDEKDLTAAREWLNKFNSKTVTIPRDICEISFSRSGGPGGQNVNKVNSKATLKVPLQSLLPLVPRILHPHLRSSRYYADRTQMLVIQSEESRKQAANVESCYEKLHRLLKTTAEDVIPGETSEEQREKVQKLKKAENEARIKAKKLHSSKKSNRRGNKYDE, from the exons ATGAGAGCCCGACTCCTCCAATTTTTCAGCAAAGCCCCCGCCGGTCCCACCATAACAAGAACCTTTGCTTCTAGACGAGCAGCCGCCAACAACGCACGCGATACCAACCATACCACCGCCGAGCCAGACGAAAAGGACCTCACCGCAGCCCGGGAGTGGCTTAACAAGTTCAATTCAAAGACAGTCACTATCCCTCGTGACATCTGCGAGATTTCCTTTAGCCGGTCCGGGGGTCCTGGCGGTCAAAATGTCAACAA GGTAAACTCAAAAGCCACATTGAAAGTACCCCTCCAGTCTCTCCTGCCTCTGGTGCCGCGGatcctccatcctcatctccGGTCATCCCGTTACTACGCCGACAGAACACAGATGCTGGTTATCCAGTCTGAGGAGTCACGGAAACAGGCCGCTAACGTGGAGTCCTGCTATGAAAAGCTCCACCGTTTGTTGAAAACGACTGCAGAAGATGTGATTCCCGGAGAAACATCTGAAGAGCAGCGGGAAAAAGTGCAGAAATT GAAAAAGGCTGAAAACGAGGCCAGAATCAAGGCAAAGAAACTGcacagcagcaagaagagcaacagacGGGGTAATAAGTATGATGAGTGA
- a CDS encoding putative RNA-binding protein (Nab3) codes for MTPGSPDEALHFRGKTLTPESPRPLHVAEPTKIPVLQNQMDPVFNDTSTYFDTPLSDLENGSQMHHQNGHYAESENVTRYQALDHHHYQEYHQPPPSSTQTQGSFHTGSLQADDQSVDKKNETSLSAGTATAKPSLPSNQSAVADEDSSTAPAIAANSSLTVLPSSDPAAPLAHPNPDVPPSASSQAAQILPVANEVNHAVASWAAQSAPHDRLDYQAKPEDNTGEGGVDFQNLLDNLPPPSTAAPSPPLPSETAPSSADDVSEAPQGLPPRPPPQEKPSIHPNYHPTDDIRSYHQLHPHPASTSTTYPSQQSNYQSNLGLPSLAASGAPGTASGASSLPPPPGPSFQQPAPSTAESSQEPPATAASPNGRIEKPVGRVVKPGDEDVPWGPDVQKKYDQFLHDERVYVTEGLWDRFPAGSRLFVGNLPTERVTKRDLFHIFHQYGKLAQISIKQAYGFIQFVDASACKHALDCEQGAVVRGRKIRKLALRSLRIFGPGLTLPYADLEISKPQRNTRAGPPPPEPSRGAPPRRSRSPEYSRGGPPSSRNTRASGDRYDRPYESGRVPFSDFRDEPNHRRRDDYRPPPRSPSPRPFRGRDGYRSRDRTPERYDRRERRRSRSPYGRDRRYRTPSPRGRSAYDSDSDLPVPRRAPRDVPEVQILVLEEVDRNFIFHVENAFRNRGLRVDVLVLGPRIPLNAAVQRQIKEGVLAVVRLSRPNQFSRKIPLQVFDRSGGPDNVRFNEYPEVEPNIAAEIIFHAQAMQRGATSLPFQPNPAFAMPSLPTAPIPQAPLPAVPASSNVANVISSLDGPTLQSLLSALQQRQQQPVPAAQPFTAGNMPHTTADLASLLSGATRPPIPTNPQQHLPPQYSVPVTNAPVVPDPNLISLLTKGLGGQQQPQQQNLATVNPHVQNIMNQLSKWKQ; via the exons ATGACGCCGGGTTCTCCAGATGAAGCTCTTCACTTTCGAGGCAAAACTCTGACTCCAGAGAGCCCTCGTCCGCTACACGTCGCGGAACCGACCAAGATCCCTGTGCTGCAGAACCAAATGGACCCGGTGTTCAATGATACGTCGACTTATTTTGACACGCCCTTGTCAGACCTTGAAAATGGTTCCCAGATGCACCATCAAAATGGACACTATGCAGAATCGGAGAACGTGACGAGGTATCAGGCGctggatcatcatcactaTCAAGAATACCATCAACCACCACCGTCGTCGACACAAACACAAGGTAGCTTTCACACTGGTTCTTTGCAGGCGGATGATCAATCAGTGGACAAGAAAAATGAGACTTCACTTTCTGCGGGGACAGCAACTGCTAAGCCTTCCCTTCCATCAAATCAATCCGCAGTAGCAGACGAGGATTCCTCTACTGCGCCGGCCATAGCAGCAAACTCATCTCTAACTGTTCTTCCTTCGTCAGATCCTGCTGCCCCTCTAGCTCACCCTAACCCCGATGTCCCTCCCTCTGCCTCCTCTCAGGCTGCCCAGATCCTGCCCGTCGCGAACGAGGTAAATCACGCCGTGGCCAGCTGGGCTGCGCAGTCGGCACCGCATGATCGCTTAGATTACCAAGCCAAACCCGAAGATAATACTGGTGAGGGTGGTGTGGACTTCCAAAACCTCCTCGataatcttcctcctccctctaCCGCCGCTCCGTCTCCTCCCCTACCCTCAGAGACTGCCCCTTCGTCTGCGGACGACGTCTCTGAAGCTCCTCAAGGCCTCCCCCCTCGTCCCCCGCCCCAGGAGAAGCCCTCTATCCATCCTAATTACCATCCCACCGATGATATCCGCTCGTATCATCAACTCCACCCTCACCCTGCCAGCACTTCCACTACCTACCCTTCCCAGCAAAGTAATTATCAGTCCAACCTAGGACTTCCTTCCTTGGCCGCTTCCGGCGCTCCTGGAACCGCCTCGGGTGCCAGCTCGTTGCCTCCACCACCTGGTCCCAGCTTCCAGCAACCGGCCCCCTCAACCGCCGAATCGTCTCAGGAGCCCCCCGCAACGGCAGCTTCTCCGAATGGTCGCATCGAGAAGCCGGTCGGCCGTGTCGTCAAACCCGGAGACGAAGATGTTCCGTGGGGCCCAGACGTACAGAAGAAATATGACCAATTTCTACATGATGAGAGAGTGTACGTAACTGAGGGACTTTGGGATCGCTTCCCAGCGGGGTCCCGGTTGTTCGTGG GTAATCTACCGACGGAGAGGGTCACAAAACGGGATTTGTTTCATATCTTTCACCAATACGGCAAACTGGCCCAGATATCGATTAAGCAAGCCTACGGTTTTATCCAATTCGTCGACGCCTCCGCCTGCAAGCATGCGCTCGATTGTGAGCAAGGAGCTGTGGTAAGGGGTAGGAAAATTCGTAAGTTGGCACTGCGGTCCCTGCGAATATTCGGGCCTGGGTTGACTCTGCCTTACGCAGACCTTGAGATTTCAAAACCACAGAGGAATACTCGGGCAGGACCACCGCCACCTGAACCATCTCGTGGTGCTCCACCCCGGCGGTCCAGGTCCCCGGAATACAGCAGAGGCGGACCTCCCAGCAGCCGTAATACGAGGGCTTCGGGAGATCGCTATGATCGACCTTACGAGTCAGGTAGAGTCCCATTTAGTGACTTTAGAGATGAGCCGAACCACCGCAGACGCGACGATTATCGACCCCCTCCACGATCGCCATCTCCACGTCCGttccgaggaagagatgggTACAGATCTCGGGATAGAACTCCTGAACGGTACGATCGTCGTGAGAGACGCCGTTCTCGGTCACCATATGGAAGAGACAGACGGTATCGGACTCCTAGCCCCAGGGGCCGCAGCGCATACGACAGTGATTCGGACTTGCCAGTGCCCAGGAGAGCCCCGCGAGACGTCCCGGAAGTGCAGATTTTggttcttgaagaagttgaccG TAACTTCATCTTCCATGTGGAGAATGCCTTCCGCAATCGAGGCCTTCGGGTGGATGTCCTGGTGTTGGGTCCTCGCATACCACTGAACGCGGCAGTTCAGCGGCAGATCAAAGAAGGGGTTCTCGCTGTTGTGAGACTGTCTCGTCCGAACCAATTCTCGAGGAAGATTCCTTTGCAGGTCTTTGACCGCAGTGGTGGGCCAGACAATGTTCGCTTCAATG AATATCCAGAAGTCGAGCCCAACATCGCCGCCGAGATCATATTTCATGCCCAAGCCATGCAGCGCGGTGCTACTTCACTTCCTTTCCAACCCAATCCAGCATTTGCAATGCCGTCACTTCCCACCGCGCCCATTCCTCAAGCACCATTGCCGGCGGTTCCTGCGTCTTCCAATGTCGCTAATGTGATTTCGTCTCTTGATGGGCCTACCCTTCAGTCTCTCTTGAGTGCACTGCAGCAGCGACAGCAACAACCCGTTCCCGCTGCACAGCCCTTTACAGCTGGCAACATGCCTCATACCACTGCAGATCTCGCAAGCCTTTTGAGCGGAGCAACGCGGCCACCTATTCCTACGAACCCTCAACAACACCTGCCTCCGCAGTACTCGGTACCAGTCACCAATGCTCCGGTAGTTCCGGATCCTAATTTGATCTCTTTGCTTACCAAGGGCCTGGGTGGACAACAgcaaccacagcagcagaacCTGGCGACTGTGAATCCTCACGTTCAAAACATTATGAATCAGTTAAGCAAGTGGAAACAATGA
- the coa6 gene encoding cytochrome c oxidase subunit 6B family protein encodes MGWLPWSSDDSTKASDGGRIAPDRSSREKCWEGRDLFFSCLDKSNIIDSIKEDNKARRQCGKELAQFEGSCAKAWVKYFKEKRVMEYNRDKTIERIKKEDAAKVADLKAQGWTPR; translated from the exons ATGGGCTGGCTCCCTTGGTCCTCCGACGACTCCACCAAAGCCTCCGACGGCGGCCGCATAGCCCCCGACCGGAGCTCTCGCGAAAAGTGCTGGGAAGGCCGGGATCTGTTCTTCTCCTGTCTGGACAAAAGCAACATCATCGACTCGATCAAAGAAGATAATAAGGCGCGGCGTCAATGCGGGAAGGAACTGGCGCAGTTTGAGGGGTCGTGTGCGAAAGCTTGG GTCAAATACTTCAAAGAGAAGCGGGTAATGGAGTATAACCGAGACAAGACAATCGAGCgcatcaagaaggaagatgcgGCCAAGGTTGCGGATCTCAAGGCACAAGGGTGGACGCCGAGGTGA
- a CDS encoding protein SYS1 encodes MPPRRRAPAGSRTDLPPLKIVRKIILLQTAYYVSATALILFTTLVYGTGFSLDFVFSWDALRGDTTIGWMLGLVWMLNSLLGVIFLLLLVSRSKLIPDFAITIHFLHLIATSFYTRSIPRNLLWWCLQCASAALMTFLGIWACQWRELRPITFGIAGGRGTAQSSSSASQPQTDDVENEPFLPSRGRGRGRHLGEGSGEYELTEMKGEQAV; translated from the exons ATGCCCCCGCGCCGACGGGCTCCTGCGGGGTCCCGAACAGATCTTCCGCCACTGAAGATTGTTCGAAAGATCATTCTCCTGCAAACTGCCTACTATGTCTCCGCTACAGCCTTGATCCTGTTCACGACTTTGGTTTACGGGACGGGGTTCTCGCTCGATTTCGTTTTCAGCTGGGATGCCTTAAGGGGGGACACAACAATAGGGTGGATGCTGGGGCTAGTATGGATGTTAAACAGTTTACTCGG CGTGATCTTCCTACTGCTCCTCGTGTCCCGCTCAAAGCTCATCCCCGACTTCGCTATAACAATTcacttcctccatctcatcGCGACATCGTTCTACACCCGCTCAATACCCCGCAACTTGCTTTGGTGGTGTCTCCAATGTGCCAGCGCAGCTCTGATGACCTTTCTGGGTATCTGGGCCTGCCAGTGGCGTGAACTCAGACCTATCACGTTTGGAATAGCAGGCGGTAGAGGCACGGCACAATCGTCTTCTAGTGCATCCCAACCACAGACTGACGATGTTGAAAACGAACCGTTCTTGCCATCACGCGGACGCGGCCGAGGGCGACATCTGGGTGAGGGGAGTGGCGAGTACGAACTGACGGAGATGAAAGGTGAGCAGGCTGTATAA
- a CDS encoding class II aldolase/adducin domain protein: protein MSTTTITESAKQTLVVTPDKITPAAADEKFQAIARGNREGTLKLQGIPTFSDPYEQRKWMKEHMAAAFRFFGKQGYGEGVSGHISMRDPVLKDHFWMNPFAKHFSTIKASDLVLVDSEGYVTEGGAQLPINEAGFMIHSEIHKARPDVVAAAHTHSIHGKTWSAFGRPVEMLTQDACNFYGKLSVYDDHGGIALAREEGEQIAKALGEKNIACILQNHGLLTVGHTVDEAAFLFFSLDNACRSQLMADAAAANGVPKKIINHEVAQYTADAVQNPHNFYTEFQPEFELIVEETNGRVLQ, encoded by the exons ATGTCGACCACGACGATTACTGAATCTGCGAAGCAGACACTTGTCGTCACCCCAGATAAAATCACTCCTGCCGCGGCAGACGAGAAGTTCCAGGCCATCGCACGCGGCAATCGCGAAGGCACTCTCAAGCTCCAGGGCATCCCAACCTTCTCCGACCCCTACGAGCAGCGCAAATGGATGAAAGAACATATGGCGGCTGCGTTCCGCTTCTTCGGGAAGCAGGGCTATGGAGAGGGAGTGTCTGGTCATATCTCGATGAGAG ACCCCGTTCTCAAAGACCATTTCTGGATGAACCCGTTCGCGAAGCATTTCTCGACCATCAAGGCTTCTGACCTGGTTCTGGTCGATAGCGAGGGCTACGTGACAGAGGGAGGGGCACAGCTTCCCATCAACGAGGCGGGGTTCATGATTCATTCTGAGATTCATAAGGCCCGTCCAGATGTGGTGGCTGCGGCGCATACGCATTCGATTCATGGAAAGACGTGGAGTGCGTTTGGGCGACCGGTTGAAATGCTTACTCAGG ACGCCTGTAACTTCTACGGAAAGCTGAGCGTATATGATGATCATGGTGGGATTGCACTAGCCCGGGAAGAGGGTGAGCAGATTGCAAAGGCTCTAGGCGAGAAGAATATCGCCTGTATTCTGCAGAACCATGG TCTGCTGACGGTTGGCCACACCGTCGATGAAGCGGCGTTCCTGTTCTTCAGTTTGGATAATGCGTGTCGTTCGCAGTTGATGGCTGATGCCGCGGCTGCGAATGGAGTTCCTAAAAAGATTATCAACCATGAAGTGGCGCAGTATACAGCCGACGCCGTCCAGAACCCT CATAACTTTTATACCGAGTTTCAGCCTGAGTTTGAGTTGATTGTGGAGGAGACCAATGGTCGTGTTCTTCAGTAA
- a CDS encoding putative Golgi transport complex component Cog5, with amino-acid sequence MADSEPSYIDYEAFLDPDFSSASFANSLVLATNNATDTPLDLSTPLSRVLFDLQEIDTHIHNLTSKSAIPLLTHTRDQTVAAERILKETEEQLSSVTKGYERLEQEVLRKWEAADEARVAAEKSLATVRLARAVARCLALGRQLEGQLSEVTGRGGPAATAGAQDRSSANPGREDYRALERAASTIVSLRRMLSATAVGEEGYGLERVNVIRTLRGELVIPAENMVKARAQQTINRFSMSSIAAGSHSQTGYRQARDARARLISAVTVLYILSPVPKTLTSPVSFQPELLLSALQGYMHTAIAASVNALSRSLSMLPSLERTLSELSGRCQDIFVLEAILSGLRPPTHPLLPASAASTGDSNGTEVRAQEVAFKNNLLQPLLNVLDTTSLPSYFWRSLASSLAPRVQEIVSRGGVSARTLRSNRDRLRKDIRECVLRGSQLPVSTLVTDKRTGTEAGNWEREAAVMVGSVVGALER; translated from the coding sequence ATGGCAGACAGCGAACCTTCATACATAGATTATGAGGCCTTTTTGGACCCCGACTTCTCATCGGCATCATTTGCCAATTCCTTGGTCCTGGCAACCAACAATGCCACAGACACACCGTTGGACCTTTCCACGCCACTGTCACGGGTGCTATTTGACCTTCAAGAAATTGATACTCATATACACAATCTGACGAGCAAGTCAGCTATCCCTCTGCTTACGCACACGCGAGATCAGACCGTTGCTGCAGAGCGGATTCTCAAGGAGACGGAGGAGCAATTATCCTCTGTGACCAAAGGCTATGAACGCCTGGAGCAAGAAGTTTTACGAAAATGGGAGGCCGCAGATGAGGCTAGAGTGGCTGCAGAAAAGTCGTTGGCAACCGTGCGATTAGCGAGAGCGGTCGCGCGTTGTCTGGCTCTCGGCAGGCAGTTGGAGGGTCAGCTTTCTGAGGTAACTGGTCGAGGTGGCCCCGCGGCGACTGCAGGAGCACAAGAtcgctcttctgccaacCCTGGCAGAGAGGACTACCGGGCGCTGGAGCGAGCCGCATCTACCATTGTGAGTTTGCGACGGATGTTATCCGCTACAGCCGTGGGCGAGGAAGGCTACGGATTGGAACGTGTCAACGTCATCCGGACTTTGAGAGGTGAGCTGGTGATTCCGGCTGAGAATATGGTCAAGGCGCGCGCGCAACAGACTATCAATCGCTTCTCCATGTCGTCCATCGCGGCTGGCTCGCATTCTCAAACGGGGTACCGTCAAGCCCGGGACGCACGAGCCAGGCTGATTTCTGCCGTTACTGTCTTGTATATTCTATCTCCAGTCCCGAAGACGTTGACATCGCCAGTCAGTTTTCAGCCAGAGCTTCTACTTTCCGCATTACAAGGCTACATGCACACGGCCATCGCGGCGTCCGTCAACGCTCTTTCCCGATCACTATCCATGCTTCCGAGTCTGGAGCGGACGCTGTCTGAACTCTCGGGACGATGTCAGGATATTTTTGTACTAGAGGCAATCCTCAGCGGCCTTCGTCCGCCAACGCACCCACTTTTACCCGCTTCGGCTGCTAGCACAGGCGACAGCAATGGTACAGAGGTTCGAGCACAAGAAGTGGCCTTCAAGAACAACCTTCTCCAGCCACTGCTGAACGTTTTGGATACAACATCTCTCCCTTCGTACTTCTGGCGATCGTTGGCTTCGTCGTTGGCGCCGCGGGTTCAGGAAATCGTCAGTCGTGGCGGTGTTTCAGCTCGGACGCTCCGGTCAAATCGGGATAGACTCAGGAAGGATATTAGAGAATGTGTCCTGCGGGGCTCACAGCTCCCAGTCTCGACATTGGTGACAGATAAGCGGACAGGAACTGAGGCTGGGAACTGGGAGAGAGAAGCAGCGGTGATGGTCGGGTCTGTGGTGGGCGCTTTGGAGAGGTAG